A single genomic interval of Halorubrum aethiopicum harbors:
- the psmB gene encoding archaeal proteasome endopeptidase complex subunit beta, with the protein MRTPTDDLSDGASLELGRDQPVFGPELGEFEHSERRAAQADGEGEMKTGTTTVGIRTADGVVMATDMRASLGGMVSSKDVQKVEEVHPRGALTIAGSVSAAQNLISTLKAETNLYEARRGKDMSMEALSTLTGNLLRTGAFFIVQPILGGVDDEGAHIYSIDALGGTTEEEYTVTGSGSQYALGVLEQEYHDDVTVDEAKGIAAKAIQSAVERDLASGNGINVAVVTEEGVDITRHKDFDELL; encoded by the coding sequence ATGCGAACACCGACCGACGATCTCTCCGACGGGGCGTCCCTCGAACTCGGCCGCGACCAGCCGGTCTTCGGCCCGGAGCTCGGCGAGTTCGAACACAGCGAGCGCCGCGCCGCACAGGCCGACGGCGAGGGCGAGATGAAGACCGGCACGACGACGGTCGGCATCCGCACCGCCGACGGCGTGGTGATGGCGACGGACATGCGCGCCTCCCTCGGCGGGATGGTCTCCTCGAAGGACGTCCAGAAGGTCGAGGAGGTCCACCCCCGCGGCGCGCTCACCATCGCCGGCTCCGTCTCCGCCGCCCAGAACCTCATCTCCACGCTCAAGGCGGAGACCAACCTCTACGAGGCCCGCCGCGGCAAGGACATGTCGATGGAGGCGCTCTCGACGCTCACCGGCAACCTCCTCCGGACGGGCGCGTTCTTCATCGTCCAGCCGATCCTGGGCGGCGTCGACGACGAGGGAGCCCACATCTACTCCATCGACGCCCTCGGCGGCACCACCGAGGAGGAGTACACCGTCACCGGCTCCGGCTCGCAGTACGCCCTGGGTGTCCTCGAACAGGAGTACCACGACGACGTCACCGTCGACGAGGCGAAGGGCATCGCCGCGAAGGCGATCCAGTCCGCCGTCGAGCGCGACCTCGCCTCGGGCAACGGGATCAACGTCGCCGTCGTCACCGAGGAGGGCGTCGACATCACCCGCCACAAGGACTTCGACGAGCTGCTGTAG